The proteins below are encoded in one region of Phyllopteryx taeniolatus isolate TA_2022b chromosome 11, UOR_Ptae_1.2, whole genome shotgun sequence:
- the degs1 gene encoding sphingolipid delta(4)-desaturase DES1, with translation MGNRVTREDYEWVYTDQPHADRRKEILVKYPQIKSLMGPDLRLKWIVCIMVAIQFFAFYFIKDMDWKWVLFWTYAFGSCINHSMTLAIHEISHNTAFGNNKATWNRYFAMFANLPIGLPYSASFKRYHLDHHRYLGGDGVDVDIPTDFEGWFFCTRFRKFIWIILQPLFYAIRPLCINPKPITHLELTNVFVQLTFDILLFWVWGVKPVVYMLAGSMLGMGLHPISGHFIAEHYMFLKGHETYSYYGSLNLLTFNVGYHNEHHDFPSIPGRRLPMVKKIAAEYYDDLPQYTSWVKVLYDFIMDDTLSPYSRVKRKLKGDVKLE, from the exons ATGGGGAATCGGGTCACCCGCGAGGACTACGAATGGGTTTATACTGACCAACCGCATGCTGACAGGAGGAAAGAGATCCTTG TGAAATATCCACAAATCAAGTCTCTGATGGGTCCTGACCTAAGGCTGAAATGGATTGTGTGCATCATGGTGGCCATACAATTTTTcgctttttatttcatcaaagATATGGACTGGAAATGGGTTTTGTTTTGGACTTATGCCTTCGGGAGCTGCATCAACCATTCAATGACACTTGCTATCCATGAGATCTCCCACAATACCGCTTTTGGAAACAACAAAGCTACGTGGAACCGATACTTTGCAATGTTTGCCAACCTCCCTATTGGATTACCCTATTCTGCCTCATTCAAACGCTATCACTTAGACCACCACCGCTACCTTGGAGGAGATGGTGTAGATGTAGACATCCCAACTGATTTTGAAGGCTGGTTCTTCTGTACACGTTTCCGCAAGTTCATCTGGATTATTCTGCAGCCTCTTTTCTACGCCATTCGACCTCTTTGTATCAACCCCAAACCCATAACTCATTTGGAGCTGACTAATGTTTTTGTTCAACTCACCTTTGACATTCTGCTCTTTTGGGTGTGGGGCGTCAAACCTGTGGTGTACATGCTGGCTGGCTCCATGCTGGGTATGGGTTTACACCCCATCTCCGGTCACTTTATAGCAGAACACTACATGTTCCTCAAGGGTCATGAAACCTACTCCTACTATGGCTCCCTCAATCTGCTCACCTTCAATGTAGGGTATCACAATGAGCACCATGACTTCCCCAGCATTCCAGGACGTAGGCTACCTATG GTGAAGAAAATAGCAGCAGAGTATTATGATGACCTTCCGCAGTATACGTCGTGGGTGAAGGTCCTGTACGACTTCATCATGGATGACACATTAAGCCCATACTCACGAGTCAAGAGGAAGCTGAAAGGAGATGTCAAACTGGAGTAA